In Hevea brasiliensis isolate MT/VB/25A 57/8 chromosome 13, ASM3005281v1, whole genome shotgun sequence, a single genomic region encodes these proteins:
- the LOC110652467 gene encoding glutathione S-transferase zeta class: MATIEEPKNKLKLYSYWRSSCSCRVRIALNLKGLSYEYIPVNLVKGEQFNPEILKLNPLGYVPVLVDGDFVVSDSFAILMYLDEKYPQHPLLPRDLHKKAINYQAANIVSSSIQPLQNLAVLKFIEEKVSPDEKLPWVQYHIRNGFAALEKLLKDHAGRYATGDEIFLADLFLAAQLHPAIKRFNVDMTPFPLLSRLHEAYNELPAFQNGMPENQPDTPSSSTT, from the exons ATG GCAACTATTGAAGAGCCCAAAAACAAGCTCAAGCTCTACTCCTACTGGAGAAGCTCTTGCTCTTGTCGCGTCCGGATTGCTCTAAATCTGAAAG GCCTAAGTTACGAATATATACCTGTTAATCTGGTCAAAGGTGAGCAATTCAACCCTG AAATTTTGAAGCTCAATCCTCTTGGCTATGTGCCGGTGCTGGTGGATGGTGACTTTGTTGTTTCTGACTCTTTTGCCATCTTGATG TATTTGGATGAAAAATATCCTCAGCATCCATTGTTGCCTCGTGATCTTCACAAAAAAGCCATTAATTACCAG GCTGCAAATATTGTTTCTTCAAGCATACAGCCTCTGCAGAATCTAGCTGTGCTC AAATTTATAGAGGAAAAAGTCAGTCCAGATGAGAAACTTCCTTGGGTTCAGTATCATATTAGAAATGGCTTTGCAG CATTGGAGAAGCTGCTAAAAGACCATGCTGGAAGATATGCGACTGGAGATGAAATTTTCCtg GCGGATTTGTTTCTAGCAGCACAGCTTCATCCAGCAATTAAAAGATTTAATGTTGACATG ACTCCATTTCCTCTGCTATCAAGGTTGCATGAGGCATACAATGAGCTGCCAGCATTCCAGAATGGTATGCCAGAAAACCAGCCAGATACCCCTTCATCCAGCACTACTTAA